The following proteins are co-located in the Vidua macroura isolate BioBank_ID:100142 chromosome 1, ASM2450914v1, whole genome shotgun sequence genome:
- the STEAP1 gene encoding metalloreductase STEAP1 isoform X2, translating to MSVLSRYKIQYCTDGTGNLALCSRTPSTLVDSCVPEQKGCALRMDINITGVSTMEKRESGNRAIDQNAGQNIMPRRNTGNLNYLNVDMQVANVSEAAALFDLHQAHHFGEFEHSSEQHCKQDLFPKWHLPMKIASVISLLTFIYTSMRDVIYPFITKKENVFYKIPILVINKVLPVTSITLLALVYLPGILAASFQLYFGTKYKRFPQWLDRWMLSRKQFGLLSFFFATLHACYSLCYPMRRSYRYKLLNWAFQQVKQKKENAWIEHDVWRMEIYVSLGILGLALLALLAITSIPSVSHSLTWREFHYIQSKMGYLALLLCTVHALVFAWNKWVDANQFIWYTPPSFMIAVFLPIVVLLCKCILLLPCFRKRIRKIRSGWEAKTQANQTSITSRL from the exons ATGAGCGTGCTGTCGCGGTACAAAATTCAGTACTGTACTGACGGCACTGGAAActtggctctctgcagcaggacaCCCTCCACCCTCGTTGACAGCTGCGTCCCAGAGCAGAAGGGATGTGCACTGAGGATGGACATTAATATAACT GGAGTTTCCACAATGGAGAAGAGGGAAAGTGGTAATCGTGCCATTGATCAGAATGCAGGTCAGAACATCATGCCAagaagaaatacaggaaatcTTAACTACTTG AATGTGGATATGCAGGTTGCCAATGTATCAGAAGCAGCTGCACTTTTTGATTTACATCAAGCACACCATTTTGGTGAGTTTGAACATTCTTCAGAACAGCACTGCAAGCAGGATCTGTTCCCTAAGTGGCACTTGCCAATGAAGATAGCATCTGTGATCTCATTATTAACGTTTATTTACACTTCCATGAGAGATGTCATATATCCTTTTATaaccaaaaaggaaaatgttttctataaAATTCCAATCCTTGTCATAAACAAAGTTTTACCAGTGACTTCAATTACCCTTTTAGCACTAGTGTATTTACCAGGAATATTAGCTGCTAGTTTCCAGCTGTACTTTGGCACCAAGTATAAAAGGTTTCCCCAGTGGCTGGATAGATGGATGTTATCAAGGAAACAATTTGGACTTCTCAGTTTCTTCTTCGCTACATTGCACGCCTGCTATAGCCTGTGCTATCCAATGAGAAGATCATACAGATACAAGCTGCTGAACTGGGCATTCCAGCAG gtcaaacaaaaaaaagaaaatgcctgGATTGAACATGATGTTTGGAGAATGGAGATTTATGTGTCTCTGGGAATCCTGGGACTTGCTTTGCTGGCCCTGTTGGCAATAACATCAATTCCATCTGTCAGTCACTCTTTGACCTGGAGAGAGTTCCACTACATTCAG agCAAGATGGGATATTTAGCCCTGCTGCTATGCACTGTTCATGCACTGGTGTTTGCTTGGAATAAGTGGGTTGATGCCAACCAATTCATCTGGTATACGCCACCTTCATTTATGATTGCAGTTTTTCTTCCTATTGTAGTTCTGCTTTGTAAATGCATACTGCTCCTCCCATGTTTCAGGAAGAGgataagaaaaatcagaagtgGTTGGGAAGCTAAGACACAAGCCAATCAAACCAGTATAACTTCCAGACTGTAG
- the STEAP1 gene encoding metalloreductase STEAP1 isoform X1: MEKRESGNRAIDQNAGQNIMPRRNTGNLNYLNVDMQVANVSEAAALFDLHQAHHFGEFEHSSEQHCKQDLFPKWHLPMKIASVISLLTFIYTSMRDVIYPFITKKENVFYKIPILVINKVLPVTSITLLALVYLPGILAASFQLYFGTKYKRFPQWLDRWMLSRKQFGLLSFFFATLHACYSLCYPMRRSYRYKLLNWAFQQVKQKKENAWIEHDVWRMEIYVSLGILGLALLALLAITSIPSVSHSLTWREFHYIQSKMGYLALLLCTVHALVFAWNKWVDANQFIWYTPPSFMIAVFLPIVVLLCKCILLLPCFRKRIRKIRSGWEAKTQANQTSITSRL; encoded by the exons ATGGAGAAGAGGGAAAGTGGTAATCGTGCCATTGATCAGAATGCAGGTCAGAACATCATGCCAagaagaaatacaggaaatcTTAACTACTTG AATGTGGATATGCAGGTTGCCAATGTATCAGAAGCAGCTGCACTTTTTGATTTACATCAAGCACACCATTTTGGTGAGTTTGAACATTCTTCAGAACAGCACTGCAAGCAGGATCTGTTCCCTAAGTGGCACTTGCCAATGAAGATAGCATCTGTGATCTCATTATTAACGTTTATTTACACTTCCATGAGAGATGTCATATATCCTTTTATaaccaaaaaggaaaatgttttctataaAATTCCAATCCTTGTCATAAACAAAGTTTTACCAGTGACTTCAATTACCCTTTTAGCACTAGTGTATTTACCAGGAATATTAGCTGCTAGTTTCCAGCTGTACTTTGGCACCAAGTATAAAAGGTTTCCCCAGTGGCTGGATAGATGGATGTTATCAAGGAAACAATTTGGACTTCTCAGTTTCTTCTTCGCTACATTGCACGCCTGCTATAGCCTGTGCTATCCAATGAGAAGATCATACAGATACAAGCTGCTGAACTGGGCATTCCAGCAG gtcaaacaaaaaaaagaaaatgcctgGATTGAACATGATGTTTGGAGAATGGAGATTTATGTGTCTCTGGGAATCCTGGGACTTGCTTTGCTGGCCCTGTTGGCAATAACATCAATTCCATCTGTCAGTCACTCTTTGACCTGGAGAGAGTTCCACTACATTCAG agCAAGATGGGATATTTAGCCCTGCTGCTATGCACTGTTCATGCACTGGTGTTTGCTTGGAATAAGTGGGTTGATGCCAACCAATTCATCTGGTATACGCCACCTTCATTTATGATTGCAGTTTTTCTTCCTATTGTAGTTCTGCTTTGTAAATGCATACTGCTCCTCCCATGTTTCAGGAAGAGgataagaaaaatcagaagtgGTTGGGAAGCTAAGACACAAGCCAATCAAACCAGTATAACTTCCAGACTGTAG